One region of Megalopta genalis isolate 19385.01 chromosome 15, iyMegGena1_principal, whole genome shotgun sequence genomic DNA includes:
- the LOC117229353 gene encoding odorant receptor 13a-like, producing MLDGRLKLCRSSGLRLEIPMRKKDISIPVSCFLMKCSGCWMANTDWERRLRTLTVAYTFVMLFFGVYIDLSDIYHSLDDIDYVLYITASFLITSVGCLKHVLLCLNKPRFMKLAMYMRANFWDIEYDEDEEVYIESTRKSFTYVVAITCSCMVCIVLGYTCIPIYETVSGNASVRALPIRMWPVLGHSMYDTPYFEILFVMQALCCLQVGVTFISLDNFLILVNTHVACQFQILQHRFSNLFDTSSKLIGQSDYADKCYKDLKEYIRQHQALIEYCNRSEAVFSLNILSYVLVFSVGTCLSLYQALLGDVTIERRMCFMCYVGGILFQLVLITHSCGSLITESMNIGPVVYATLWPALSTNRSGRMLRRDVHMIILRSQKPCQLTAGGFFPVSLETSTKLVSTAVSYFTLLKQSSES from the exons ATGCTCGACGGTCGATTGAAACTTTGCCGCAGCTCTGGTCTTCGCTTAGAAATCCCTATGAGGAAAAAAGACATTTCCATTCCCGTGTCGTGTTTCCTTATGAAGTGTTCAGGATGTTGGATGGCGAACACCGATTGGGAGAGGAGACTGAGAACGCTCACCGTGGCCTACACGTTCGTCATGCTGTTCTTCGGCGTGTACATCGACCTCTCCGACATTTATCACAGCTTGGACGACATCGAC TATGTCCTTTATATAACTGCTAGCTTTCTAATTACCTCCGTCGGGTGCTTGAAGCACGTCCTGTTGTGCCTGAACAAACCGAGATTTATGAAGTTAGCGATGTACATGAGAGCGAATTTCTGGGACATCGAGTACGACGAAGACGAGGAGGTGTACATAGAGTCGACCAGAAAATCTTTCACTTATGTCGTCGCGATCACGTGCAGCTGTATGGTATGCATTGTGCTTGGTTACACGTGTATACCAATTTATG AGACCGTCTCGGGAAACGCATCAGTAAGAGCGCTTCCGATTAGGATGTGGCCGGTTCTGGGCCACAGTATGTACGACACGCCGTATTTTGAAATTCTATTCGTCATGCAG GCATTGTGTTGTCTGCAAGTCGGCGTGACCTTTATATCTCTCGACAACTTTCTGATCCTCGTCAACACACACGTAGCCTGTCAGTTCCAAATACTGCAACACAGGTTTTCGAATTTGTTCGACACTAGCAGCAAACTGATCGGACAGTCTGATTACGCTGATAAATGTTACAAAGACCTGAAGGAATATATTCGACAGCATCAAGCGCTTATCGAGTACTGCAACAGATCGGAGGCTGTCTTTTCATTGAATATTTTATCGTATGTGTTGGTATTCAGTGTGGGAACTTGTTTGAGCTTGTATCAGGCGCTTCTA GGTGATGTAACTATTGAACGACGGATGTGTTTCATGTGCTATGTAGGTGGTATTCTATTTCAATTGGTACTGATTACTCATTCCTGCGGCTCATTGATCACTGAAAGCATGAACATTGGACCGGTGGTATACGCAACTTTGTGGCCCGCTTTGTCGACGAATAGATCCGGCAGAATGCTGAGAAGAGACGTACACATGATCATACTGAGATCACAGAAACCCTGTCAGTTAACTGCTGGTGGATTCTTTCCTGTGTCCTTGGAGACCTCTACTAAG CTCGTCAGTACCGCAGTGTCTTACTTCACTCTGCTGAAGCAGTCATCGGAATCCTAA
- the LOC117229354 gene encoding odorant receptor 10-like isoform X1, whose protein sequence is MRLIQSRDISIDWTCLLMKFVGIWLAADQAEQRRRNAALIYTINAMCIITCVAFRDIYFSWGNVGDCVFIMCNISYLMIVLFKIAVLYTNRMEFFELVRYTQKNFWHSNYDFEESMILDNCRRISGIFVITLSFCTQGTCAGYMVTPLVENIGKNETDRILPFNMWVSFPVEKSPYFEALFTMQILCVYHVGICYISFDNFFCLLNLQVASQFRILQHRLNNLNSIVEVEADSNESLTRYARTYQAMLANCVRQHQALIEYCKHIENIFTRIILGQMLFLSLIMCLVGYQLFLADTPPSRSVGLFLNLFGTLVQLLMFTYSCDGIIRQSLNVSKAILSGPWPKLPMNRLGRILRKNILFMILRANQHCCVTASGFFPVSLETFTRVLSTAMSYFTLLRQQTLDKV, encoded by the exons ATGCGGCTGATACAGAGTAGAGACATTTCGATCGACTGGACATGCCTGTTGATGAAATTTGTTGGCATATGGCTCGCGGCCGATCAGGCCGAACAACGACGAAGAAACGCGGCGCTTATCTACACGATCAACGCGATGTGCATCATCACGTGCGTCGCGTTCAGAGATATCTATTTCTCCTGGGGGAACGTTGGC GACTGCGTTTTCATTATGTGCAACATTTCATACCTCATGATCGTGTTATTTAAGATCGCCGTTTTGTATACGAATCGAATGGAATTCTTTGAACTAGTCCGATACACGCAAAAGAATTTCTGGCATTCGAACTACGACTTTGAGGAATCCATGATTCTGGACAATTGCAGAAGGATATCCGGAATTTTCGTCATTACACTTAGCTTTTGCACCCAGGGCACTTGTGCTGGATACATGGTGACACCACTAGTAG AAAATATCGGAAAAAACGAAACCGACAGGATTTTACCGTTCAACATGTGGGTCAGTTTTCCCGTGGAGAAGTCGCCATACTTCGAGGCGCTGTTCACGATGCAG ATCCTGTGCGTGTATCACGTCGGTATCTGTTATATTTCTTTCGATAATTTCTTCTGCCTCTTGAACCTGCAAGTAGCTAGTCAATTTCGCATACTGCAACACAGGCTGAATAATTTGAACAGCATCGTCGAGGTGGAAGCCGACAGCAACGAAAGCTTAACCAGATACGCGAGAACCTATCAAGCGATGTTGGCGAATTGCGTTCGACAACATCAGGCGCTTATCGAATACTGTAAACACATTGAGAATATATTTACAAGGATCATACTCGGGCAGATGCTGTTTCTGAGCTTGATTATGTGCCTCGTGGGATACCAGCTGTTTTTG GCAGATACGCCTCCATCTCGTAGCGTCGGTCTGTTCCTAAATTTGTTCGGTACACTGGTGCAACTCTTGATGTTCACGTACAGTTGCGATGGCATAATACGTCAAAGCCTGAACGTCAGCAAAGCGATACTGTCCGGACCGTGGCCGAAGTTGCCAATGAACAGACTTGGCAGAATTCTGCGGAAGAACATATTATTCATGATTTTACGGGCGAACCAACATTGTTGCGTCACAGCTAGCGGTTTTTTCCCGGTATCGTTAGAAACGTTCACTCGG gtTCTCAGCACCGCGATGTCATATTTTACCTTACTGAGACAACAAACTCTCGATAAAGTGTGA
- the LOC117229354 gene encoding odorant receptor 13a-like isoform X2 → MRLIQSRDISIDWTCLLMKFVGIWLAADQAEQRRRNAALIYTINAMCIITCVAFRDIYFSWGNVGDCVFIMCNISYLMIVLFKIAVLYTNRMEFFELVRYTQKNFWHSNYDFEESMILDNCRRISGIFVITLSFCTQGTCAGYMVTPLVENIGKNETDRILPFNMWVSFPVEKSPYFEALFTMQILCVYHVGICYISFDNFFCLLNLQVASQFRILQHRLNNLNSIVEVEADSNESLTRYARTYQAMLANCVRQHQALIEYCKHIENIFTRIILGQMLFLSLIMCLVGYQLFLVLSTAMSYFTLLRQQTLDKV, encoded by the exons ATGCGGCTGATACAGAGTAGAGACATTTCGATCGACTGGACATGCCTGTTGATGAAATTTGTTGGCATATGGCTCGCGGCCGATCAGGCCGAACAACGACGAAGAAACGCGGCGCTTATCTACACGATCAACGCGATGTGCATCATCACGTGCGTCGCGTTCAGAGATATCTATTTCTCCTGGGGGAACGTTGGC GACTGCGTTTTCATTATGTGCAACATTTCATACCTCATGATCGTGTTATTTAAGATCGCCGTTTTGTATACGAATCGAATGGAATTCTTTGAACTAGTCCGATACACGCAAAAGAATTTCTGGCATTCGAACTACGACTTTGAGGAATCCATGATTCTGGACAATTGCAGAAGGATATCCGGAATTTTCGTCATTACACTTAGCTTTTGCACCCAGGGCACTTGTGCTGGATACATGGTGACACCACTAGTAG AAAATATCGGAAAAAACGAAACCGACAGGATTTTACCGTTCAACATGTGGGTCAGTTTTCCCGTGGAGAAGTCGCCATACTTCGAGGCGCTGTTCACGATGCAG ATCCTGTGCGTGTATCACGTCGGTATCTGTTATATTTCTTTCGATAATTTCTTCTGCCTCTTGAACCTGCAAGTAGCTAGTCAATTTCGCATACTGCAACACAGGCTGAATAATTTGAACAGCATCGTCGAGGTGGAAGCCGACAGCAACGAAAGCTTAACCAGATACGCGAGAACCTATCAAGCGATGTTGGCGAATTGCGTTCGACAACATCAGGCGCTTATCGAATACTGTAAACACATTGAGAATATATTTACAAGGATCATACTCGGGCAGATGCTGTTTCTGAGCTTGATTATGTGCCTCGTGGGATACCAGCTGTTTTTG gtTCTCAGCACCGCGATGTCATATTTTACCTTACTGAGACAACAAACTCTCGATAAAGTGTGA
- the LOC117229355 gene encoding odorant receptor Or2-like produces MKLIGCWLVRTDGERRLRTLAVVYTFFILCFSIYIFITDMYHSLDDIDNFLYVAAHFLMSITSLLKCSLLYRNKQRFLKLMIYTRTHFWDIEYNEDEQVYVESARKYITFVVMITYGCVSYIAIGYICIPIYETVSGNATVIVLPFRMWPVLGIPIYDTPYFEILFIVQAFCCFQIGLSFVSLDNFLILINTHTACQFQILQHRFSNLFDTSSKLIEQPDYADRCYKNLKACIQQHQALIEYCIRAEAVFSFNILIYVVVFGVGTCLCMYQALLGDISVERRVCFILYVGGIILQLLLITHSCGILITESTNIGSVVYATLWPVLSTNRSGRMLRRHIHMIILRSQKPCQLTAGGFFPVSLQTSTKLVSTAVSYFTLLKQSSES; encoded by the exons ATGAAGTTGATAGGTTGTTGGCTGGTGAGAACCGATGGGGAACGAAGGTTGAGAACGCTCGCCGTGGTCTACACGTTCTTTATACTGTGTTTCAGCATATACATCTTCATAACTGACATGTACCATAGTTTGGACGACATCGAC AATTTTCTTTATGTAGCTGCACACTTTCTAATGTCCATCACATCATTGTTGAAGTGCAGCCTGTTGTACCGAAACAAACAAAGATTTTTAAAGTTGATGATCTACACGAGGACGCATTTCTGGGACATCGAGTACAACGAAGACGAGCAAGTATACGTAGAGTCCGCTCGAAAATATATCACTTTTGTCGTCATGATCACGTACGGCTGTGTGTCGTACATTGCGATAGGTTACATCTGTATACCAATTTATG AGACCGTCTCGGGAAACGCAACAGTAATTGTGCTTCCATTCAGGATGTGGCCGGTTCTGGGCATACCAATTTACGACACGCCTTATTTCGAAATACTATTCATCGTCCAG GCGTTCTGCTGTTTCCAAATCGGCCTGTCCTTCGTATCTCTCGACAACTTTCTCATTCTCATCAATACGCACACAGCCTGCCAATTCCAGATACTGCAACACAGATTTTCGAATTTGTTCGACACTAGCAGCAAATTGATCGAACAGCCTGATTATGCGGATAGATGTTACAAAAACCTCAAGGCGTGTATTCAACAGCATCAAGCGCTTATCGAATACTGCATCAGAGCGGAGGCTGTCTTTTCATTTAATATCTTAATTTATGTGGTGGTATTCGGCGTGGGAACCTGTTTGTGCATGTATCAGGCGCTTCTA GGCGATATATCTGTTGAACGACGAGTGTGTTTCATATTGTACGTAGGTGGTATTATACTTCAATTGCTACTGATTACGCATTCTTGCGGTATATTGATAACTGAAAGCACGAACATTGGATCGGTTGTGTACGCAACTTTGTGGCCCGTTTTGTCAACGAATAGATCCGGCAGAATGCTGAGAAGACACATACATATGATCATACTGAGATCACAGAAACCCTGTCAGTTAACTGCTGGCGGATTCTTCCCTGTGTCCTTACAGACCTCTACTAAG CTCGTCAGTACCGCAGTGTCTTACTTCACTCTGCTGAAGCAGTCATCGGAATCCTAA
- the LOC117229356 gene encoding odorant receptor 13a-like yields MTKKDISITLSTLFMKLIGCWLVRTDGERRLRTLAMVYTIVMLFFSIYVYVTDMYHSLDDIDNFLYLSANVLMSITSLLKCSLLYRIKLRFLKLVIYTRTHFWDIEYNEDEQVYIESARKYFTFVVMITYGCVSYIVLGYICIPIYETVSGNASVRVLPLRMWPILGMPIYDTPYFEILFIVQAFCCFQIGLSFVALDNFLILINTHAACQFQILQLRFTNLFDADSKLIEQPDYADRCYKNLKACIQQHQALIEYCIRAEAVFSFNILIYVVVFGVGTCLCMYQALLGDISVERRVCFILYVGGIILQLLLITHSCGILITESTNIGSVVYATLWPVLSTNRSGRMLRRHIHMIILRSQKPCQLTAGGFFPVSLQTSTKLVSTAVSYFTLLKQSSES; encoded by the exons ATGACGAAAAAAGATATTTCCATTACTCTGTCGACTCTTTTTATGAAGTTGATAGGTTGTTGGCTGGTGAGAACCGATGGGGAACGAAGGTTGAGGACTCTCGCCATGGTCTACACGATTGTCATGCTGTTTTTCAGCATATACGTTTACGTAACTGACATGTATCATAGTTTGGACGACATCGAC AATTTTCTTTATCTATCTGCTAACGTTCTAATGTCCATCACATCGTTGTTGAAGTGCAGCCTGTTGTACCGAATCAAACTGAGATTTTTAAAGTTGGTGATCTACACGAGAACGCATTTCTGGGACATCGAGTACAACGAAGACGAGCAAGTATACATAGAGTCCGCTCGAAAATATTTCACTTTTGTCGTCATGATCACGTACGGCTGTGTGTCGTACATTGTGTTAGGTTACATCTGTATACCAATTTATG AGACCGTCTCGGGAAACGCATCCGTAAGAGTGCTTCCATTGAGGATGTGGCCGATTCTGGGCATGCCAATTTACGACACGCCATATTTCGAAATTCTATTCATCGTTCAG GCATTCTGCTGTTTCCAAATCGGCCTGTCCTTCGTAGCACTCGACAACTTTCTCATTCTCATCAATACGCACGCAGCCTGCCAATTCCAAATACTGCAACTCAGGTTTACTAATTTGTTCGACGCTGACAGCAAATTGATCGAACAGCCTGATTATGCGGATAGATGTTACAAAAACCTCAAGGCGTGTATTCAACAGCATCAAGCGCTTATCGAATACTGCATCAGAGCGGAGGCTGTCTTTTCATTTAATATCTTAATTTATGTGGTGGTATTCGGCGTGGGAACCTGTTTGTGCATGTATCAGGCGCTTCTA GGCGATATATCTGTTGAACGGCGAGTGTGTTTCATATTGTACGTAGGTGGTATTATACTTCAATTGCTACTGATTACGCATTCTTGCGGTATATTGATAACTGAAAGCACGAACATTGGATCGGTTGTGTACGCAACTTTGTGGCCCGTTTTGTCAACGAATAGATCCGGCAGAATGCTGAGAAGACACATACATATGATCATACTGAGATCACAGAAACCCTGTCAGTTAACTGCTGGCGGATTCTTCCCTGTGTCCTTACAGACCTCTACTAAG CTCGTCAGTACCGCAGTGTCTTATTTCACCCTGCTGAAGCAATCATCGGAGTCGTAA
- the LOC143260617 gene encoding odorant receptor 49b-like has product MRLMQSRDISIDWTCLLMKSVGIWHAADQTEQRRRNAALIYTINAISIATCIAFRDIYFSWGNVSNCVFIMCNMLYLMIVLFKIAVLYVNRSEFFELVRYTQQNFWHSNYDFEESMILDNCRRVSGIFIIVLSFCTQGTCAGYMVTPLIENIGRNETDRILPFNMWVSYPTGKSPYFEALFTIQILCVYHVGICYICFDNFLCLVNLQVASQFRILQNRLNNLNSIAEAQADNEESLARYARIYQAKLASCVRQHQALAEYCKHVENIFTMIILGQVMFLSLIMCLVGYQLFLADTPPSRNVSLILNLMGTLCQLLMITYSCDGIIRQSSNVSKAILFGPWPKLPMNGVGRILRKNILFMILRSSRHCCLTASGFFPVSLETYTGVLSTAMSYFTLLRQQTLDKV; this is encoded by the exons ATGCGGCTGATGCAGAGTAGAGACATTTCGATCGACTGGACATGCCTGTTGATGAAATCCGTTGGCATATGGCACGCGGCCGACCAGACCGAGCAACGACGAAGAAACGCGGCGCTGATCTACACGATCAACGCGATCTCGATCGCCACGTGCATCGCGTTCAGAGATATCTATTTCTCCTGGGGGAACGTTAGC AACTGCGTTTTCATTATGTGCAACATGTTATACCTCATGATCGTCCTCTTCAAGATCGCCGTCCTGTATGTGAACAGATCCGAATTCTTTGAACTAGTCCGATACACGCAACAGAATTTCTGGCATTCGAACTACGACTTTGAGGAATCCATGATTCTGGACAATTGCAGAAGGGTGTCTGGAATCTTCATCATTGTACTTAGCTTTTGCACTCAGGGCACTTGCGCTGGGTACATGGTGACGCCTCTAATAG AAAATATCGGAAGAAACGAAACCGACAGGATTTTACCGTTCAACATGTGGGTCAGCTATCCCACAGGAAAGTCGCCGTACTTCGAGGCGTTGTTCACGATACAG ATCCTGTGCGTGTATCACGTTGGTATCTGTTACATTTGTTTCGATAATTTCTTGTGCCTCGTGAACTTACAAGTAGCTAGTCAATTTCGCATATTGCAAAACAGGCTGAATAATTTGAACAGCATCGCTGAGGCACAAGCCGATAACGAGGAAAGCCTGGCCAGATACGCGAGAATCTATCAAGCGAAGCTGGCGAGCTGCGTTCGACAGCATCAGGCGCTTGCCGAATACTGCAAGCACGTTGAGAATATATTTACGATGATCATACTCGGACAGGTGATGTTTCTGAGCTTGATAATGTGCCTCGTGGGCTACCAGCTGTTTTTG GCAGATACACCTCCATCTCGTAACGTCAGTCTGATCCTGAATTTGATGGGCACACTGTGTCAACTCTTGATGATCACGTATAGTTGCGACGGCATAATACGTCAAAGCTCGAATGTCAGCAAAGCGATACTATTCGGACCGTGGCCGAAGCTGCCAATGAACGGAGTTGGCAGAATTCTGCGGAAGAACATATTATTCATGATTTTACGGTCGAGCCGACATTGTTGTCTGACGGCCAGCGGATTCTTTCCAGTGTCATTAGAAACGTACACTGGG GTTCTCAGCACTGCGATGTCATATTTTACCTTACTACGACAACAGACTCTCGACAAGGTGTGA